TACTGTATGTAATCACTTTGTAATAAAAAAACAATAATTAGAATGCGCTTTTATGAATGTATATAACCCTACCAAAACTGTTGTGAACGCATCCATATGCAATATGGCAAATTATGTAAGGGGAAGATTGTTACAATTGTGAAGAAACATCAAGATTGATATATATAGTAATTGCATGTAAAATGTTGGTATTACTTTAAAAAGGATTGATTATGAATGAGTTATGAACATAATTATGGATCTTATGAAGCTGCTGATACACATGGTTCAGCAATTAGAAAAACGTGGCTTTATTTCTTATATTATTGGGTTATTTTTGGGATTGGAACATATTTAGGTCAATTTGTACCACCTGCTCTTCAACTTCCAATTACGATAGGATTATTTGTACTTATAATGATTTCACTATTTGTAAAATCATCTAGAAAATTTGGTGGTCTTATATCTAATGTGTTTGCATTCTTAATTGGTGTACTATCATATACATCGTTTATGTATTATTTAGGTGCATTAGGCACGCAAGCATTTTATGGAAATATAGCGTTAGCTATTGGTGCATTCGCAGCGTTCGGAATTTTAGGCTATTTCATGATTGATGATGCATCAGGTTTAGGTAAATATTTATTCGTTACATTAATAGCACTTATTTTCGCAAGTTTATTAGGATTATTTATAAATAACCCAATCTTTCATACCGTATTATCAGTAATCGGTATAGGTTTATTCTTGTTATATACAGTTTATGACTTTAACCGTATGAAACTCGGTAATTTCTCTCCAAGAGAAATGGGCTTTAATTTATTTATAAATCTACTGAATATTATTATGCACATATTAAGACTTGCAAGTATTATTAAAGATTAAAATACGTTTACTAGAGCTTGTGACATTAACATCACTGGTTAACGTAAAAGAGCGTAAATTCTTATTTTTCGAAGAATTTATGCTCTTTTTATTATGCTTTTAATACTTACAGACCTTCTATGTTGCTTGTTTGATAAGTCTTGCAACATTCAGGCCTTCTATGTTGCTTGTTTGATAAGTCTTGCAACTTACAGGCTTTCTATGTTGCTTGTTTGGTCAGTCTTGCAACTTACAGGCTTTCTATGTTGCTTGTTTAGGTAGTCTTGCAACATTCAGGCCTTCTATGTTGCTTGTTTGATCAGTCTTGCAACTTACAGGCTTTCTATGTTGCTTGTTTGGGTAGTCTTGCAACTTACAGGCTTTCTATGTTGCTTGTTTGATCAGTCTTGCAACTTACAGACCTTCTATGTTGCTTGTTTGGGTAGTCTTGCAACATACAGAGCTTCTATGTTGCTTGTTTGGGTAGTCTTGCAACTTACAGACGTTCTATGTTGCTTGTTTGGTACAGCATATACTTAAAAGAACAAACGAAAAAATATAAGGAAAATGAATACTTATAACGATTTTGTGAAGTGCTGACGCCCGGGGGAATAGTATGTGAGAGAGACTACAGGCTCGAACCATACCCCCAGGCAAGCATGCACTTTCAAAATCGTAAGATTTTAAAACATATCACGCTATTTATGTCCAAGATTTTATTGAACGGTAAACTTTGCCAGATTAGATCAATATTGTATAATAGGTATGTTAAATAACTCACTTTGAAAGAGAGATGGAATTATGGGACGTAAATGGAATAATATTAAGGAAAAGAAAGCCCAAAAAGATAAAAATACAAGTAGAATTTATGCGAAATTTGGCCGTGAAATATATATGGCAGCAAAATCAGGTGAACCAGATCCTGAATCAAACCAAAACCTTAAATTTGTATTAGAAAAAGCTAAAACTTATTCTGTTCCAAAACATATTATAGATAGAGCCATCGAAAAAGCAAAAGGTGGATCAGAAGAGAACTACGATGAATTAAGATACGAAGGTTTTGGACCAAGCGGTACAATGTTAATTGTTGATGCGTTAACAAACAATGTTAACCGTACAGCTAGTGATGTTCGTGCAGCATTCGGTAAGAATGGTGGGAATATGGGTGTATCTGGATCTGTAGCATACATGTTTAATCACACAGCAGTATTTGCATTCAAAGAAAAATCATCTGATGAAATTTTTGAGCTTTTATTAGAAGAAGATTTAGATGTTAGAGATGTTATTGAAGAAGAAGAATTAACGATTGTATACGCTGAGCCTGAGCAATTTGCACAAGTTCAAAATGTTCTTAAAGAGAATGGTGTAGAAGATTTTGAAGTTGCGGAACTTTCAATGTTAGCTCAGTCAGAAGTTACTTTATCAGAAGAAGATCAAGATACTTTTGAAAAATTAGTAGATGCTCTTGAAGATTTAGAAGATGTTCAACAAGTATTTCATAATGTAGATTTGTAATGGGAGAAGCTATGAATAAAGATAAATGGATTGAAATGCTTGATTTAACACCACATCCAGAAGGTGGATATTTTAAAGAAATCATTAAATCACAACAAACATTAAGTGATGATAATGCTATGTATACAAGTATTTATTTCCTATTAGAGAAAAATAATATCTCTCATTTTCATAGAATACAATCAGATGAAGTTTGGTATTATCATGCTGGTCAAACATTAACCGTTCATATGATACATCCAGATGGAAAATATGAACAAGTTAAAGTAGGGCCTAATATTGAAGATGGTGATGTATTACAGGCACTCGTACCTAAAGGCGTAATATTTGCTTCAACAGTTGAAGGGGATAATGACTATGCATTAGTAGGCTGTATGTGTTCACCAGGTTTCCAATTTGAAAAGTTTGAACTGTTTACACAAGCGCACTTGCTAGAACAATATCCACAGCATGAAGAAGCTATTAAAAAGTATGCATTTGAATCTATATAAAACTAAAACAACAGAGGGCACACGATTAATAAGTGTGCCCTCTGTCTCTGTTTATAGACTTTAATTTATCTTATACAAGTATTTATAGCTCACCATATACTTCTTTTGCCGTTTCGATCACGTAAGATAATTTACGCCATTGATCTTCTTCAGATAAAATATTACCTTCTTCTGTTGAAGCAAAACCACATTGTGGACTTAGACATATTTGATCTTTTGAAACGTATTTTCTAGCTTCATCTAATCTGTCTAAAATGTTTTGTTTGTTTTCTAGTTCTCCAGTCTTCGATGTAAAAAGACCTAATACAATATAAGCATCATCTCTATTGAAATGTCTTAAAGGTTCGAAATCGCCTGAACGATTATCATCATACTCTAAGAAGAAGCCTTGTAATTTTTCTGTAAATAGTTCTTTAGCGATTGGTTCGTACCCACCTGTGATGGCCCATGAGGATTGATAGTTACCACGACAAATATGTGTAGTAATCAGTAAATCTTCTGGCAAGTCTGCTAAAGCGTCATTCACGACCTTTGCAGCTAATTTAATAGCTTCTGCTTTTTCATCTTCAGTACGTTCTCTATTTTTAATTAATTGTTTTGTTGCTGCTAATCCAGCCCAATAAACATCATCAATTTGTAAATAGCGACATCCTAAGTCATAAAATTTAAGTATAGATTGGCGGTAAGCTTCTGATACATCTTTAGCATATTCGTTAATATCTGGATAAATATCATGATTTAATATGTTTGGATGGAATAACTGGTTAGGGCTCGGGATAGAAACTTTACTCATAGCTCTACCATTTACTTGTTTATGTAAATAAGTAAAATGCTCGAAATGTGGATGTTCTGGATTAAATTCAACTTTTCCAGCTACTCTTACATTGTGTTTTTTAGTTTCAACACCATTAAACGTAAGACCAATTTCTGGTACGTAATCTTCAATACCAGTTAAATTTTCTAAGAAATCAAAATGCCAATAAGAACGTCTGAATTCACCGTCAGTTATACTTTTTAATCCGACTTCTAATTGTTTTTCAATGATTTGATCAATTTCTTGATCTTCAATTTTTCGTAATTCAGCTTCAGATATAGCACCTTCTGAATATTGTTGACGTGCTTTTTTTAATGGTTCAGTTCTTAATAAACTTCCGACATGATCAGCGCGGAAAGGTCTTAATTGCTCAGTCAATTTAATTCACTCCTATGTATATACTCTAAAAATTCTGAAAAATTCAATATTCATTAAAAGTAACAAAGTAATACATCGTTGTCAATTTAATTTTGGTATAATGAGATTAAAAGGAGGTTATTAAACACTTGGCTAATAAAACTAAAAAAATTACAAAAAAGAAGCGTCCACCTGTAAAAAATAAAAATCAGAAAAAGAAACATCCAAAAAAGAAGCATAAATTTCAAAAGAAGTATTTATTATGGCTTGCATACATATTATTAGCATTTGTTATAGCGGTAAGTATTTTCCACGTGTTTAAAATTTTACCTCACGGCGTTTCAAAAACAAGTTCTGAAACTAAGACTGAGCATGTAGAATTATTAACGGATGTTACTTATAAATCCGGAGACGAAATGAATTATGATCAAGAAATATTTGAAAAAGTTAATGAAACGATAAATGAAGCGAATGACTTTATTATTATGGACATGTTCTTATTTAATAGTTATAAAACGGGAGATAAAACTTATCCAGACATAGCGAATCGACTCACACAGTCTTTAATTGCTAAAAAGCAAGAGAATCCAAACATGAGAATTATTGTGATAACTGACCCACTTAATTCATTTTACGGTTCTTATACGCCAGAAAATATTAAAGATTTAAAAGAATATAATATAGATGTTCAATATACAGATTTAAATAAATTAAGAGATTCGAATCCAATTTATTCTGGTACATATAGAACATTCTTTCAATGGTTTGGGAATAGTGAAAACGGCAAGTTAAGCAACCCGATAAGTAGTGAAGCACCAGATGTTACAGTAAGAGGATATTTGGGGATTTTAAATATGAAAGCAAATCATAGAAAAACGCTTGTGACAGAAAAACACGGTATGGTGCTTTCAAGTAATCCACATGACTCAAGTGGCTATCATCAAAATGTCGGTGTAAGAGTAACAGGACCTATCCAAAATGCGTTGATTAAATCTGAATTAGCAGTAGCCAATATGAGTGGTGCACAGTATTCGGCCAGCGATTTTAAAATTAATCATAATAGTTGGCGTGATGATGCTACTTATTCAGTGCAACTGGCAACAGAAGGAAAAATTAAAGAGCAAATTATTAAAAATATAAAAAAAACACAATCTAAAGATCGTATTTCTATAGGAATGTTTTACCTTTCTGATAGAGATGTGATCAATGAACTGATTAAAGCATCTAAGAGGAATGTGAAAATCAAACTCATATTAGATATCAATAAAGAAGCTTTTGGAAAAGAAAAACCAGGTGTACCTAATAAGCCTGTAGCAAGTGAGTTAGTTAATCGCTCAAAAGGAAATATTAAAGTGAAATGGGCGCTCAGTAACGGAGAACAGTATCACTCGAAATACTTGTTATTTGAGCAAAATGAAAATAAGAATGCTACTATGATATTAGGTTCGTCTAATCTAACGCGTAGAAACATGGGCGATTACAATTTAGAGTCAGATATCATTATTAAAGGTAAACAAACTGACGAAGCATTTGCAAAACTATCTCGAACTTTTAATGATGCATGGGATAATAAGGAACATACGATGACTGCTCAATATGATGATTTTAAAGATGAATCACTATGGAAAAGAGTCATGTATAGAATACAAGAAAAGACCGGATTATCTAGCTTTTAAGATTATAATATTTCGTAAGAATATTGTTTATCAGCAACCAAAAAATCACACTTCAATTATGAAGGTGTGATTTTTTTGGTTATCTATTAATTTTAATAATATTGCGATACATAATGTCAGCCATTTTTTCTGGTGTTTCTTCACAACCATTTTTTAACCATCTATAAATAGATGCAATTTGTCCACCAACTGTGTAATCAAGGAAGAAGTTTATATCTTGAAGTGTACTTATACTGCGAATCAACTTCTCAAATCTAAACTTTATGAGTTTAATAAAACTAATAATCAATTCTTTCTCAGGATGTACGACGAATACGCTTGTAAAAAATCTTTGATGTCTTGCAATGTAATAAAATACATTTGTGAAATACTGTTTAACGTATTTTCGTTTGTCATCAGGATTATCTGTTATAGATTGTTCAATATTATCCATTAAAGTTTCATAGTTCGTCATATGGAATCTTTTAATTTCTTCATACGTTTCATATTTATCTTTAAAGTGTGCATAAAATGTTGAACGGTTAATGCCACATTCAGCACATAACATTTTTATAGTGATTTCATCAAAATGATAATGTTCTAATAAGTAAACCATGTTACTCGTTATTAATTGTCTAGCATGTTTTTTCATAGTTCACCTCGAATAATTACATAACATATATTTTAACAAAAACAACTCTAAATATACATTAATTTTCATTTTAAATATGAAGATATTATGAATAATTATCTGATTTTTCCGCTATTTTAACCCGACAAACTTATGAAATTTGTTGGTTTAAATCATGGTTGACGAGGCTTATAATAAATAAATCATTGAAATTTGGAGGAAATAGAGTAATGAAAAAAATCGTGCTTGTAAATGTTATTACTATAGTGATTTTAGTGGCTATCGGCCTAGTAGGATTCCACTATTATAGTGAAGCGACAGATTATGTAAAAACAGAAAACGCAAAAGTTGACGGTGAGCAAATTAAAATTGCGAGCCCAGTATCAGGTAATTTAAACAGCTTTGATGCTGAAGAAGGAAAAACATTCGATAAAGGCGATAAAATTGGCGAGGTAGCTGGTAAAGGTGAAGATGGCGAATCTCAAAATATGGATATCAAAGCACCTTCAAAAAGTACAATCGTCAAAACTTCAGCAACAGAAAATAATTTAGTTCAAGCTGGATCACCAATCGCTTATGCATATAACTTTGATGATTTATATGTAACAGCAAACATTGATGATACAGATGTTGAAGATGTAGAAAGAGGACAAGCTGTTGACGTTTATATCGATGGCCAAGAAGCTAGTGTTAAAGGTAAAGTGTCTCAAGTTGGATTAGCAACTGCATCAAGTTTCTCATTGATGCCTTCATCAAATAGTAATGGAAACTATACAAAAGTGACGCAAGTTGTTCCAGTGAAAATCACATTTGATTCTAAGCCATCAACAAATGTTGTTCCAGGAATGAATGTTGAAGTTCGAATCCACAAGAATTAAGGAGGGTGTATTATGACATCAACCTTTACGGTGGCTTATATAATCATTGCAATCCTTTTATGGGTTGGAATTAACGCGTTTGTAGTAAAACGTAAAAACACTAAATCAATTTCTAAAGATAGCTCAGATCATTCAAGCGTGAATGATGAGACTCAATTGAAATCTAAAGATGAAGAAAACATCGATCAAAACAAATATTCACATATTGAAAAAATGGAAGAAGATAATAAAACGTCTAAAACAGAGAGGGAAAAAACGACTTCTAACGATATGAATTCAGTAGAGCAAAATCAATCTACTGAAGAACAGGAAGATACATCTAATCGTGGTATGGAATTAAATGAGCATGAACCTATTAATGAACAAATTAAAAAAAATCATGTTAACTTCGTATACGGAAAAGGTATCTCAAGAAATAAAATATTAGTTGCAATGATGTTCGGTATGTTTATAGCAATATTAAACCAAACGCTATTAAACGTTGCATTGCCTGTTATTAATAATGAATTTAGTATCTCAGCGTCTACAGGACAATGGTTAATGACTGGATTCATGTTAGTAAATGGTATTTTAATACCGATAAGTGCTTTTTTAATTAGTAAATATTCTTATAGAAGATTATTCCTAATAGCGATGACGTTATTTACAATTGGTTCTATAATATGTGCATTATCATTTAACTTCCCACTGATGATGTCAGGACGTGTTATTCAAGCAGTTGGTGCGGGTATATTAATGCCGTTAGGTTCAAATGTATTTATGACAATCTTCCCACCAGAAAAACGTGGTGCTGCAATGGGTACATTAGGTATCGCTTTTATTTTAGCACCTGCAATTGGTCCAACGTTATCAGGTTGGATTGTTCAAAACTATCATTGGAACGTTATGTTCTACGGTATGTTTGCTATAGGTCTAATAGCGATATTTATTAGTTTCTTTTGGTTTAAAATTTACCAACAAACATCTAAACCGAAAGCTGACGTTCAAGGTATTATATTCAGTACTTTAGGATTTGGCATGTTATTATATGGATTTAGTGAAGCAGGTAATGATGGATGGACGTCTGTGACAGTTTCAGGATCATTAATTATCGGTCTAATCTTTACGATATTATTTGTTGTTCGTGAAGTTAGAATGAAAAATCCAATGCTTGATATGTCAGCACTTAAATATTCAGGATTTACGTTAACAACGTTAATCAATGTAATTGTAACAATGAGTTTATTCGGTGGTATGATCTTACTACCAATCTACTTACAAAATTTACGTGGATTCTCCCCATTAGATTCAGGTCTATTGTTATTGCCTGGTTCATTAATTATGGGATTCATGGGTCCTATTGCTGGTAAAATGCTAGATTCATTTGGTATTAAACCACTTGCTTTAATTGGTTTAACAATCATGACAATTGGAACATGGGAATTAACACAATTAAATATGGATACACCATATACAACAATTTTAGTTATATATATCGTGCGTTCATTCGGTATGAGTTTTATCATGATGCCAATCATGACTGCAGGTATGAATTCATTACCTCAAAGACTTATTCCACATGGTAATGCGATTAGTAACACAGTGAGACAGTTAGCAGGATCAATTGGTACAGCAATACTTGTAACAGTGATGACGCAAAATACAACTTCTCATTTAGCTAATATGTCAGATAACCTGGATTCAACTAATCCTATGATTCAAGAACAAGTTAAAGCACTTTCTGAATCAGTTGGAGGAGAACAAGCAGGAACATCTGCACTTTTAGAATATTTTAATAAATTAGCAACAGTTCAAGGTATCAATGATGCTTTCTGGATTGCCACAT
This portion of the Mammaliicoccus vitulinus genome encodes:
- a CDS encoding Bax inhibitor-1/YccA family protein — its product is MSYEHNYGSYEAADTHGSAIRKTWLYFLYYWVIFGIGTYLGQFVPPALQLPITIGLFVLIMISLFVKSSRKFGGLISNVFAFLIGVLSYTSFMYYLGALGTQAFYGNIALAIGAFAAFGILGYFMIDDASGLGKYLFVTLIALIFASLLGLFINNPIFHTVLSVIGIGLFLLYTVYDFNRMKLGNFSPREMGFNLFINLLNIIMHILRLASIIKD
- a CDS encoding YebC/PmpR family DNA-binding transcriptional regulator; translation: MGRKWNNIKEKKAQKDKNTSRIYAKFGREIYMAAKSGEPDPESNQNLKFVLEKAKTYSVPKHIIDRAIEKAKGGSEENYDELRYEGFGPSGTMLIVDALTNNVNRTASDVRAAFGKNGGNMGVSGSVAYMFNHTAVFAFKEKSSDEIFELLLEEDLDVRDVIEEEELTIVYAEPEQFAQVQNVLKENGVEDFEVAELSMLAQSEVTLSEEDQDTFEKLVDALEDLEDVQQVFHNVDL
- a CDS encoding cupin domain-containing protein, whose product is MNKDKWIEMLDLTPHPEGGYFKEIIKSQQTLSDDNAMYTSIYFLLEKNNISHFHRIQSDEVWYYHAGQTLTVHMIHPDGKYEQVKVGPNIEDGDVLQALVPKGVIFASTVEGDNDYALVGCMCSPGFQFEKFELFTQAHLLEQYPQHEEAIKKYAFESI
- a CDS encoding 5-methyltetrahydropteroyltriglutamate--homocysteine S-methyltransferase, producing MTEQLRPFRADHVGSLLRTEPLKKARQQYSEGAISEAELRKIEDQEIDQIIEKQLEVGLKSITDGEFRRSYWHFDFLENLTGIEDYVPEIGLTFNGVETKKHNVRVAGKVEFNPEHPHFEHFTYLHKQVNGRAMSKVSIPSPNQLFHPNILNHDIYPDINEYAKDVSEAYRQSILKFYDLGCRYLQIDDVYWAGLAATKQLIKNRERTEDEKAEAIKLAAKVVNDALADLPEDLLITTHICRGNYQSSWAITGGYEPIAKELFTEKLQGFFLEYDDNRSGDFEPLRHFNRDDAYIVLGLFTSKTGELENKQNILDRLDEARKYVSKDQICLSPQCGFASTEEGNILSEEDQWRKLSYVIETAKEVYGEL
- a CDS encoding phospholipase D-like domain-containing protein — encoded protein: MANKTKKITKKKRPPVKNKNQKKKHPKKKHKFQKKYLLWLAYILLAFVIAVSIFHVFKILPHGVSKTSSETKTEHVELLTDVTYKSGDEMNYDQEIFEKVNETINEANDFIIMDMFLFNSYKTGDKTYPDIANRLTQSLIAKKQENPNMRIIVITDPLNSFYGSYTPENIKDLKEYNIDVQYTDLNKLRDSNPIYSGTYRTFFQWFGNSENGKLSNPISSEAPDVTVRGYLGILNMKANHRKTLVTEKHGMVLSSNPHDSSGYHQNVGVRVTGPIQNALIKSELAVANMSGAQYSASDFKINHNSWRDDATYSVQLATEGKIKEQIIKNIKKTQSKDRISIGMFYLSDRDVINELIKASKRNVKIKLILDINKEAFGKEKPGVPNKPVASELVNRSKGNIKVKWALSNGEQYHSKYLLFEQNENKNATMILGSSNLTRRNMGDYNLESDIIIKGKQTDEAFAKLSRTFNDAWDNKEHTMTAQYDDFKDESLWKRVMYRIQEKTGLSSF
- a CDS encoding TetR/AcrR family transcriptional regulator, producing the protein MKKHARQLITSNMVYLLEHYHFDEITIKMLCAECGINRSTFYAHFKDKYETYEEIKRFHMTNYETLMDNIEQSITDNPDDKRKYVKQYFTNVFYYIARHQRFFTSVFVVHPEKELIISFIKLIKFRFEKLIRSISTLQDINFFLDYTVGGQIASIYRWLKNGCEETPEKMADIMYRNIIKINR
- a CDS encoding HlyD family secretion protein; this translates as MKKIVLVNVITIVILVAIGLVGFHYYSEATDYVKTENAKVDGEQIKIASPVSGNLNSFDAEEGKTFDKGDKIGEVAGKGEDGESQNMDIKAPSKSTIVKTSATENNLVQAGSPIAYAYNFDDLYVTANIDDTDVEDVERGQAVDVYIDGQEASVKGKVSQVGLATASSFSLMPSSNSNGNYTKVTQVVPVKITFDSKPSTNVVPGMNVEVRIHKN
- a CDS encoding DHA2 family efflux MFS transporter permease subunit yields the protein MTSTFTVAYIIIAILLWVGINAFVVKRKNTKSISKDSSDHSSVNDETQLKSKDEENIDQNKYSHIEKMEEDNKTSKTEREKTTSNDMNSVEQNQSTEEQEDTSNRGMELNEHEPINEQIKKNHVNFVYGKGISRNKILVAMMFGMFIAILNQTLLNVALPVINNEFSISASTGQWLMTGFMLVNGILIPISAFLISKYSYRRLFLIAMTLFTIGSIICALSFNFPLMMSGRVIQAVGAGILMPLGSNVFMTIFPPEKRGAAMGTLGIAFILAPAIGPTLSGWIVQNYHWNVMFYGMFAIGLIAIFISFFWFKIYQQTSKPKADVQGIIFSTLGFGMLLYGFSEAGNDGWTSVTVSGSLIIGLIFTILFVVREVRMKNPMLDMSALKYSGFTLTTLINVIVTMSLFGGMILLPIYLQNLRGFSPLDSGLLLLPGSLIMGFMGPIAGKMLDSFGIKPLALIGLTIMTIGTWELTQLNMDTPYTTILVIYIVRSFGMSFIMMPIMTAGMNSLPQRLIPHGNAISNTVRQLAGSIGTAILVTVMTQNTTSHLANMSDNLDSTNPMIQEQVKALSESVGGEQAGTSALLEYFNKLATVQGINDAFWIATLFSVIALILSLFLKDKSHYLSNE